The following are from one region of the Candidatus Deferrimicrobium borealis genome:
- a CDS encoding glycosyltransferase family 4 protein, which translates to MKIAIMMRAMDQDSGFSTLTQEMVRSMLKLEPTISYLLMYKTRKWLGQFADYPNAKEVFMDVSSKILWDQVAVPYTAWKERADVIYNPKFSVPLLSPCPVTMGLQEPAWFTRPEDYEKWNRRYQKLMIPLFIRKCAHVFPNSTFILVENRRVLRMPIMHATVTYSAAAPRFRPVDNPIVLNQFRRKYQLPEKFILVLSRVKHMGVRTGDFFPGKRPEIAYRAYVRIRKEVQHQLVFAGDRIRDYLLDTEGKEADFGGIRFLQFVPFEELHLLYNLADICVNPCEYEGCPNTVLQAMACGCPMVVAAQGGSADVAEGAALMAKPLDSVDLSEKLLAIIRNEGLRSDLRTKSINRANFFGWEKSAKATIDALRGVVDQRTVEPMAMDGACLHGTTPCHPWLK; encoded by the coding sequence ATGAAGATTGCCATCATGATGCGCGCCATGGATCAGGATTCTGGCTTTAGCACTTTGACGCAGGAGATGGTACGCAGCATGTTGAAGCTGGAACCAACCATTTCCTACCTGTTGATGTACAAGACGCGAAAGTGGTTGGGGCAGTTCGCAGACTACCCGAATGCTAAAGAAGTATTTATGGATGTCTCTTCCAAAATACTTTGGGATCAGGTTGCAGTTCCGTACACGGCATGGAAGGAACGGGCAGATGTGATCTATAACCCCAAGTTTTCTGTCCCTTTATTGAGTCCGTGCCCAGTCACCATGGGATTGCAGGAACCGGCATGGTTTACACGTCCAGAGGACTATGAAAAATGGAATCGCCGCTATCAAAAGTTGATGATTCCACTTTTCATTCGCAAGTGTGCTCACGTATTTCCGAACTCGACGTTCATCCTGGTGGAGAATCGACGCGTGCTTCGGATGCCCATCATGCACGCAACGGTTACCTATTCGGCGGCTGCCCCACGTTTCAGGCCCGTTGACAATCCAATTGTCTTGAACCAATTTCGCCGCAAGTACCAGTTGCCTGAGAAATTCATTTTGGTGCTCTCCCGAGTCAAACACATGGGCGTAAGGACCGGTGACTTTTTCCCTGGCAAGCGCCCAGAGATTGCATATCGTGCCTATGTGCGGATTCGCAAGGAGGTTCAGCACCAGCTCGTGTTCGCAGGTGACCGTATTCGTGACTACCTGTTGGATACCGAGGGCAAAGAGGCTGATTTTGGCGGCATAAGGTTCCTGCAGTTCGTTCCTTTCGAGGAATTGCACCTGCTATATAACTTGGCAGATATTTGCGTAAATCCATGCGAGTACGAAGGTTGCCCCAACACTGTACTTCAGGCAATGGCGTGCGGTTGCCCCATGGTCGTTGCTGCGCAGGGAGGAAGCGCAGATGTAGCGGAAGGTGCAGCGCTAATGGCAAAACCACTGGATTCTGTCGATCTGTCTGAAAAATTACTTGCCATCATCCGCAACGAAGGATTACGTAGCGATTTGCGTACCAAGAGCATCAATCGGGCGAACTTTTTCGGTTGGGAGAAGTCAGCCAAGGCCACGATTGATGCCTTACGGGGAGTTGTTGACCAGCGAACCGTCGAGCCCATGGCCATGGACGGGGCATGTTTGCATGGAACCACGCCTTGCCACCCATGGCTTAAGTAG
- a CDS encoding SEL1-like repeat protein, whose amino-acid sequence MANPATAEPFEDAAKAYIDGDYETAYRLIKPLAEQGSPDAQFNLGFLYDNGRGVPQDYDEAMRWYRKAADQGDTSAQYNLGYMYNNGRGVPQDYAEAAKWYRKAAEQGDRSAQYNLGRMHDNGRGVPQDYAEAAKWYRKAAEQGDMSAQYNLGRMYDNGRGVPQDYAEAAKWYGKAAEQGDMSAQYNLGRMHDNGRGVPQDYAEAAKWYRKAAEQGDMSSQYNLGRMYDSGRGVPQDYAEAAKWYGKAAEQGDISAQYNLGHMYIVGRGVQQDYVFAYMWLNLAAPRLPASERRMVEKKRDLIASMMTPAQIAEAQKLAREWMPKKEKEGEKKK is encoded by the coding sequence ATGGCGAACCCTGCAACCGCGGAGCCATTCGAGGATGCCGCCAAAGCCTATATTGATGGTGACTACGAGACCGCCTATCGCCTCATCAAGCCATTGGCTGAGCAGGGGTCACCCGATGCCCAGTTCAACCTGGGCTTCTTGTACGACAACGGCCGGGGTGTGCCGCAGGACTACGACGAAGCGATGAGGTGGTACAGGAAGGCAGCAGATCAGGGAGACACGTCTGCCCAGTACAACCTTGGCTACATGTACAACAACGGCCGAGGTGTGCCGCAGGACTACGCCGAGGCGGCGAAGTGGTATAGGAAAGCAGCGGAACAGGGAGACAGGTCCGCCCAGTACAACCTCGGCCGCATGCACGACAACGGCCGAGGTGTGCCGCAGGACTACGCCGAGGCGGCGAAGTGGTATAGGAAAGCAGCGGAACAGGGAGACATGTCCGCCCAGTACAACCTCGGCCGCATGTACGACAACGGCCGAGGTGTGCCGCAGGACTACGCCGAGGCGGCGAAGTGGTACGGGAAAGCAGCGGAACAGGGAGACATGTCCGCCCAGTACAACCTCGGCCGCATGCACGACAACGGCCGAGGTGTGCCGCAGGACTACGCCGAGGCGGCGAAGTGGTATAGGAAAGCAGCGGAACAGGGAGACATGTCTAGCCAGTACAACCTTGGCCGCATGTACGACAGCGGCCGAGGTGTGCCGCAGGACTACGCCGAGGCGGCGAAGTGGTATGGGAAAGCAGCGGAACAGGGAGACATATCCGCCCAGTACAACCTTGGCCACATGTACATAGTGGGACGAGGTGTGCAGCAGGATTATGTCTTTGCGTATATGTGGTTAAATCTTGCAGCCCCTCGACTTCCAGCATCGGAGCGGAGGATGGTCGAAAAAAAAAGAGACCTTATCGCTTCTATGATGACCCCTGCCCAGATTGCCGAGGCGCAGAAGTTGGCGCGGGAGTGGATGCCGAAGAAGGAGAAGGAGGGGGAGAAAAAGAAGTGA
- a CDS encoding CxxxxCH/CxxCH domain-containing protein — MTFPMHFLRDLWHSTLSLILLVAFAGIAGCGNDNSPDSMISPPGWVAVPSGGQHAKSATRDYIAYSESIPCTECHGADLSGGASKVSCFGNPSDCHHGPVAGWVATPPAVQAHGAAATQAPGSSGFVSCQICHGSSFTGGGSQVSCFPCHGANAPHPARPWLGPTYTHVAASAEIAPVCVQCHFPGSPVNPPNHPATPAAAGTPPGCFNSTLCHGATGPVGVIHPVPFPGATHTSADPTSFNADCSACHAVTGVSPNSAAPLCTVCHHSAASLPFTNCTSCHARPPSGTAYPDVAGSHAGHDALANVTMVCASCHNGLGSGTAGHYDRANARPGKAPLRVPPGEAAFLTVYNAKAGPAAFDNATLACANVSCHGGVTAPNWRTGSIDGNTDTGCRQCHRIGAAAGNPENNSPFSGLHAAHLSTTVGGPVLCTDCHAMANGTAGALNHYKFLNTPQMEGPAGDTVAPNGSAANYAAANQTCGTFTCHTIVHVNFSWSGGASHTVPFTGSIHTSVTSSNFAANCGSCHSETGAAAKIGPTCTACHQAASPLTSLNCTSCHGDPPSGATYPNVAGKHAVHGALPGVGVCNPCHNGLDAGSPEHYNRANAQSGKDALRVEPGDIAFLSTYNAKSGPASFNATSRICSNVSCHGGQATPDWQTATANAIDVPNACPSCHVSGTTQYNSYFSGDHARHISAFGLSATTCKRCHNVVKVNVSGHFQNLATRTFEQLPRETILPAVGYNGHSCNPDAGGLTGCHRKENW, encoded by the coding sequence ATGACGTTTCCCATGCATTTTCTCCGGGACCTTTGGCATTCCACGTTGTCGCTGATCCTCCTGGTCGCCTTCGCAGGGATCGCCGGATGCGGGAACGACAACTCCCCCGACAGCATGATCAGCCCGCCAGGTTGGGTAGCGGTTCCCTCCGGTGGCCAGCACGCGAAGTCCGCCACGCGGGACTATATCGCCTACAGCGAAAGCATCCCCTGCACAGAATGCCACGGTGCGGACCTCTCCGGCGGGGCATCGAAGGTTTCCTGCTTCGGAAACCCCTCGGACTGCCACCACGGCCCGGTCGCCGGGTGGGTCGCTACCCCTCCGGCGGTCCAGGCACACGGCGCAGCAGCGACGCAGGCCCCCGGCAGCTCCGGCTTCGTCTCCTGCCAGATCTGCCACGGGAGCAGCTTCACCGGGGGCGGGTCGCAGGTGTCGTGTTTCCCCTGCCACGGGGCGAACGCGCCGCATCCTGCGCGGCCGTGGCTTGGTCCCACGTACACCCACGTCGCTGCGAGCGCGGAAATCGCGCCGGTCTGCGTGCAGTGCCACTTCCCGGGGTCCCCGGTCAATCCGCCGAACCACCCAGCAACGCCCGCCGCGGCGGGAACGCCTCCCGGGTGCTTCAACAGCACGCTGTGCCACGGCGCCACCGGTCCCGTCGGGGTGATTCACCCCGTTCCTTTCCCGGGAGCGACCCACACCTCGGCGGACCCGACGAGCTTCAATGCGGACTGCTCTGCGTGCCACGCGGTCACCGGCGTTTCGCCGAATTCCGCGGCGCCTCTCTGCACGGTGTGCCACCATTCGGCCGCCTCGCTGCCCTTCACGAACTGCACCTCGTGCCACGCCCGGCCGCCTTCGGGGACCGCCTATCCGGACGTCGCCGGCAGTCACGCCGGGCACGACGCGTTGGCGAACGTCACGATGGTGTGCGCCTCCTGCCATAACGGCCTCGGCTCCGGAACCGCTGGGCATTACGATCGAGCCAACGCGCGACCGGGCAAGGCCCCTTTGCGGGTGCCCCCGGGCGAAGCGGCGTTCCTTACGGTCTACAACGCCAAGGCGGGCCCCGCCGCGTTCGACAACGCGACCCTCGCCTGCGCCAACGTGAGTTGCCACGGGGGCGTGACCGCGCCCAATTGGCGGACCGGGTCCATCGACGGGAACACGGACACCGGGTGCCGGCAGTGCCACCGGATCGGCGCGGCCGCCGGGAATCCCGAGAACAACAGCCCGTTCTCGGGCCTCCACGCGGCACACCTGTCCACCACGGTCGGCGGTCCGGTCCTGTGCACCGACTGCCATGCCATGGCCAACGGGACGGCCGGGGCTCTGAACCATTACAAGTTCCTCAACACGCCCCAGATGGAGGGGCCGGCCGGGGACACCGTGGCGCCGAACGGTTCGGCCGCCAATTACGCCGCCGCGAACCAGACCTGCGGGACCTTCACCTGCCACACGATCGTCCACGTCAACTTCTCCTGGTCCGGGGGCGCGAGCCACACCGTTCCTTTCACGGGGTCGATCCACACCTCGGTTACGTCTTCCAATTTCGCGGCCAACTGCGGTTCCTGCCATTCCGAAACGGGGGCGGCGGCGAAGATCGGGCCGACCTGCACGGCGTGCCACCAGGCCGCCTCACCACTCACGTCCCTCAACTGTACCTCCTGCCATGGAGATCCGCCGTCCGGCGCGACGTATCCGAACGTGGCCGGCAAACACGCCGTCCACGGTGCGCTGCCCGGGGTGGGGGTTTGCAACCCCTGTCACAACGGTCTGGATGCCGGCTCTCCGGAGCATTACAACCGTGCGAACGCGCAGTCCGGGAAGGACGCGTTGAGGGTGGAACCGGGCGATATCGCCTTCCTGTCGACCTACAACGCGAAGTCCGGGCCGGCGTCCTTCAACGCCACGAGCCGGATTTGCTCGAACGTGAGCTGCCACGGCGGGCAGGCGACGCCCGACTGGCAGACGGCGACAGCCAACGCGATCGACGTCCCCAACGCATGCCCGAGCTGTCACGTATCCGGCACGACGCAATACAACAGCTACTTCTCGGGAGACCACGCGAGACACATCAGCGCGTTCGGGCTTAGCGCCACGACGTGCAAACGGTGCCACAACGTGGTGAAGGTGAACGTGTCCGGCCACTTCCAGAACCTGGCCACACGGACGTTTGAGCAACTGCCTCGGGAGACGATCCTTCCCGCCGTCGGGTACAACGGGCACAGCTGCAATCCGGATGCGGGAGGCCTTACGGGATGTCACAGGAAAGAGAATTGGTGA
- a CDS encoding SDR family oxidoreductase has translation MAENGKIRVLLPGPTSYLGRRLMFKLLDRPEVRLRVLIVDRTHLGDAAEAVPEIVEGDPRDAEVLRRATEGIDVAFYPVRFVGSDAEFEERRRVFPGMYRDACIRAGVQRIIFLGPYSRDAAGSEPLKSMVDIGGVLSACPDRIRTVWFRAGLILGSGSLLFEALRNLSQKMPILPTPRWMEPEVTVIGVRDVLEYLLHAIHVPLDRSVEVEIGLEPRSFRDMLSETARVMGLRRVFLPIPIGAERLSPVVLMLLTPFSARLSALFLQILGTVGKTRGGMSTETARSLFPEVSPAPFHIAVARAIEAIEHEEVISRWTDSIGTVSRSNPDEEISRSVFRDVRRESFGKIPPQKIFRAVKSIGGEQGWFGFDLLWRIRGVMDKLAGGFGDSVGRRAESNLRVGDILDAWRVIDLRENRRLLLEAHMKVAGKAWLEFRIEGDTLVQTAYHYPKGLLGRLYWYSMLPFHAFIFPDMIRSIIRQAGRMP, from the coding sequence ATGGCCGAAAACGGAAAGATACGTGTCCTGCTCCCGGGCCCGACCAGCTACCTCGGCCGGAGGCTGATGTTCAAGCTCCTGGACCGCCCCGAGGTGCGCCTCCGCGTTCTCATCGTCGACCGCACGCACCTGGGCGATGCGGCGGAGGCGGTCCCGGAAATCGTGGAGGGCGACCCCCGCGACGCGGAGGTCCTCCGGAGGGCGACCGAGGGGATCGACGTCGCCTTCTACCCGGTGCGCTTCGTCGGTTCCGACGCGGAATTCGAGGAGCGCAGGAGGGTGTTCCCGGGGATGTACCGGGACGCATGCATCCGCGCGGGCGTGCAGCGGATCATCTTCCTGGGGCCCTACAGCAGGGACGCGGCCGGGAGCGAGCCGCTGAAGTCGATGGTCGACATCGGGGGGGTTCTCAGCGCCTGCCCCGACCGGATCCGGACCGTGTGGTTCCGGGCGGGACTCATCCTGGGGTCGGGCAGCCTGCTCTTCGAGGCGTTGAGGAACCTGTCCCAGAAAATGCCGATCCTGCCGACGCCGCGCTGGATGGAGCCGGAGGTTACCGTGATCGGCGTGCGCGACGTTCTGGAGTACCTCTTGCACGCGATCCACGTTCCCCTGGACCGTTCCGTCGAGGTGGAGATCGGGCTCGAACCCCGGAGTTTCCGGGACATGCTCTCCGAAACCGCCCGTGTCATGGGGCTCCGGAGGGTTTTCCTTCCCATCCCGATCGGAGCGGAACGCCTCTCCCCCGTCGTCTTGATGCTGCTGACCCCGTTCTCCGCGCGCCTTTCCGCACTGTTCCTTCAGATCCTGGGCACGGTCGGAAAGACCCGCGGCGGCATGTCGACCGAGACGGCCAGGAGCCTTTTCCCGGAGGTCTCCCCGGCCCCCTTCCACATCGCCGTGGCCCGGGCCATCGAGGCGATCGAGCACGAGGAGGTGATCAGCCGGTGGACGGACAGCATCGGCACCGTCTCCCGCTCGAACCCGGACGAGGAGATCTCCCGCTCCGTGTTCCGCGACGTACGTCGGGAGAGCTTCGGGAAGATCCCGCCGCAGAAGATCTTCCGGGCGGTCAAATCCATCGGCGGGGAACAGGGCTGGTTCGGTTTCGACCTGCTCTGGCGGATCCGGGGGGTGATGGACAAGCTGGCCGGAGGGTTCGGGGATTCGGTCGGGCGCAGGGCGGAATCGAACCTGCGGGTGGGGGATATCCTGGACGCCTGGAGGGTGATCGACCTGCGTGAGAACCGGAGGCTCCTCCTGGAGGCCCACATGAAGGTTGCCGGGAAGGCGTGGCTCGAGTTCCGGATCGAGGGGGATACCCTCGTCCAGACCGCGTACCATTATCCGAAGGGGTTGCTGGGCAGGCTCTACTGGTACTCCATGCTGCCGTTCCACGCCTTCATCTTCCCGGACATGATCCGGAGCATCATCCGCCAGGCGGGACGGATGCCGTGA
- the ybaK gene encoding Cys-tRNA(Pro) deacylase, which translates to MAKEKTPVTAAIRALRAAGVSHTEHPYDYEEKGGTAVSARELGVDEHSVVKTLVMEDDRKRPLVILMHGDREVSTKGLARAIGAKSVTPCSPEGARRHTGYVVGGISPFGTRHPMPVYMEGTILDLPKIYINGGRRGFLVGISPSDLVRILSPTAVRVAI; encoded by the coding sequence GTGGCGAAGGAGAAGACCCCTGTCACTGCCGCGATCCGCGCCCTGCGGGCGGCCGGAGTTTCGCACACCGAGCACCCGTACGACTACGAGGAGAAGGGCGGGACGGCCGTCTCCGCGCGGGAACTCGGGGTGGACGAGCACAGCGTGGTGAAGACGCTCGTTATGGAGGACGACCGCAAGCGACCGCTGGTCATCCTGATGCACGGGGACCGCGAGGTGTCGACGAAGGGGCTCGCGCGTGCGATCGGCGCGAAGAGCGTGACGCCGTGCTCTCCGGAGGGCGCCCGCAGGCACACGGGGTACGTCGTCGGGGGGATCTCGCCGTTCGGGACGAGACACCCGATGCCGGTCTACATGGAGGGGACGATCCTCGACCTTCCAAAGATCTACATCAACGGCGGGCGCCGCGGGTTCCTGGTGGGGATCAGCCCGTCGGACCTGGTGCGGATCCTGTCGCCGACCGCCGTCCGCGTGGCGATCTGA
- a CDS encoding NAD(P)-dependent oxidoreductase translates to MGTLKGKTLFVTGASRGIGLAIALRAAADGANVVVAAKTAEANPKLPGTIFAAAREIEQAGGKALPLQVDIRFEGQLAAAAAKAAETFGGVDILVNNASAISLTGTLQTPMKRFDLMFGVNVRGTFAASQALLPYLLKAKNPHILTLSPPLSLDPKWFGSHCAYTMAKYGMSMCVLGMAEEFREAGVAVNALWPRTVIATAALAMIPGVEVKNCRTPEIVADAAHGILTRDSRSCTGNFFLDDEVLAAEGVTDLSRYAVAPGAPLLPDLFL, encoded by the coding sequence GTGGGCACGTTGAAGGGGAAGACGCTCTTCGTCACGGGGGCAAGCCGGGGGATCGGCCTGGCGATCGCGCTGCGGGCGGCCGCGGACGGAGCGAACGTGGTCGTCGCCGCCAAGACGGCGGAAGCGAACCCGAAGCTTCCCGGCACCATCTTCGCGGCGGCCCGGGAGATCGAACAGGCCGGCGGGAAAGCCCTCCCGCTCCAGGTCGACATCCGGTTCGAGGGGCAGCTCGCGGCGGCGGCGGCGAAGGCGGCGGAGACGTTCGGCGGCGTCGACATCCTGGTGAACAACGCGAGCGCGATCAGCCTGACGGGGACGCTGCAGACGCCGATGAAGCGGTTCGACCTGATGTTCGGCGTGAACGTCCGGGGAACGTTCGCCGCGTCGCAGGCGCTCCTGCCGTACCTCCTGAAGGCGAAGAACCCCCACATCCTCACGCTGAGCCCGCCCCTTTCCCTGGACCCGAAGTGGTTCGGGAGCCATTGCGCCTACACGATGGCGAAGTACGGGATGAGCATGTGCGTCCTCGGGATGGCGGAAGAGTTCCGGGAGGCGGGCGTCGCGGTGAACGCTTTGTGGCCGAGGACGGTGATCGCCACCGCGGCCCTCGCGATGATCCCCGGCGTCGAGGTGAAAAATTGCCGCACGCCGGAGATCGTCGCCGACGCGGCGCACGGCATCCTCACGCGCGACAGCCGCTCCTGCACCGGCAACTTCTTCCTCGACGACGAGGTGCTCGCCGCCGAAGGGGTGACGGACCTCTCCCGCTACGCCGTCGCGCCGGGCGCTCCGCTCCTCCCCGACCTCTTCCTCTGA
- a CDS encoding bacteriohemerythrin, producing the protein MFEWTERWSVGVDTIDAQHRELFAAINSLLREEGTPAAQDVVKVLDYLEDYVTNHFGLEELYMRRLSYPEYPSHKGAHVAFINDFYDLRDEYDHNGATPELADKMGRYMGDWLINHIGKIDKALGAFLQERGMK; encoded by the coding sequence TTGTTCGAATGGACGGAACGATGGTCGGTGGGGGTGGACACCATCGACGCCCAGCACCGGGAGCTGTTCGCAGCGATCAATTCGCTGCTGCGGGAGGAGGGGACGCCCGCCGCGCAGGACGTGGTGAAGGTTCTCGACTATCTCGAGGATTACGTCACCAACCATTTCGGGCTGGAGGAGCTCTACATGCGCCGCCTCTCCTATCCGGAGTACCCCTCCCACAAGGGGGCGCACGTGGCGTTCATCAACGACTTCTACGACCTGAGAGACGAGTACGACCACAACGGCGCCACCCCCGAGCTGGCCGACAAGATGGGCCGCTACATGGGCGACTGGCTGATCAACCACATCGGGAAGATCGACAAGGCGCTGGGCGCGTTCCTGCAGGAGAGGGGGATGAAGTAA
- a CDS encoding cation transporter: MEKDHVTLAITGMTCGHCVAAVKKALAAVPGVDAVEVTLSPPRALVVCDPSRTTVDMLTKATAEEGYPSSAAAG, from the coding sequence ATGGAGAAGGACCATGTAACGCTGGCGATCACGGGGATGACGTGCGGCCATTGCGTCGCAGCGGTGAAGAAGGCGCTCGCGGCGGTGCCCGGGGTCGATGCGGTCGAGGTAACCCTTTCCCCCCCGCGTGCGCTGGTCGTCTGTGATCCATCGAGGACGACCGTGGACATGCTGACGAAGGCGACGGCGGAGGAGGGATACCCTTCCTCCGCGGCGGCCGGATAA
- a CDS encoding cyclic nucleotide-binding domain-containing protein has product MRSGPPAPSPLSPERDDLFLANGSRVAVVGGGPAGSFFTYFLFEMAQRIGTELAVDIYEPRDFTKAGPQGCNMCGGIISESLVQLLATEGINLPSSVVQRGIDSYVLHMDVGTVRIEPTHREKRIAAVHRGAGPRGVVESRWQSFDAHLLNLAKGRGAQVHHERVEGIDRDGGKPRITTKTGTSTGYDLLVGAVGVNTGALKLFEEMGAGYRAPGTTRTYICELFLGETTIKTYFGNAMHMFLLNLPRLEFAALIPKGDYVTMVMLGTGIDKTLVEAFFSTPEVRKCFPPDWSPPPDFCRCSPAINISAAVKPFADRMVLIGDSGVSRLYKDGIGGAYRTAKAAARTAVFAGVAEEDFRKGYLPVCRSLATDNGIGKVVFGITRLIQKTTVLRKGMLRMTTAEQESRQRNPRMSDVLWDTFTGSAPYRDVFRRLLHPVFLGRLLYETSMGMLPARREGGKKEDTLPFGKMGELGKIYKSGETIVRQGDVGECMYFIQSGQVEVIRERDGKDVKLAELGQGEFFGEMALFEKGVRSATVRPLGEVRVLSVDKRLFLRKIHEDPALAFRIMQKMSLRIRELDQELANLRSE; this is encoded by the coding sequence ATGCGTTCAGGTCCACCCGCCCCGTCTCCCCTCTCGCCCGAAAGAGACGACTTGTTCCTCGCCAACGGCTCCCGTGTCGCCGTGGTCGGCGGTGGACCCGCGGGATCCTTCTTTACCTATTTCCTCTTCGAAATGGCGCAGCGGATCGGGACGGAACTGGCCGTGGACATCTACGAGCCCAGGGACTTCACGAAAGCCGGCCCCCAAGGGTGCAATATGTGCGGGGGGATCATCTCCGAATCGCTCGTCCAGTTGCTGGCCACCGAGGGGATCAACCTCCCTTCCTCCGTCGTGCAGCGCGGGATCGACTCGTACGTCCTCCACATGGACGTGGGGACCGTGCGGATCGAACCGACGCACCGCGAGAAGCGGATCGCCGCCGTGCACCGCGGCGCGGGCCCGCGCGGAGTCGTCGAATCCCGCTGGCAGAGCTTCGACGCGCACCTTCTCAATCTGGCGAAGGGGCGGGGGGCGCAGGTTCATCACGAGCGCGTGGAAGGGATCGACCGGGACGGCGGGAAACCGCGCATCACCACGAAAACGGGAACGTCGACCGGCTACGACCTCCTTGTAGGCGCGGTGGGCGTGAACACGGGCGCCCTCAAGCTCTTCGAAGAGATGGGCGCGGGCTATCGGGCTCCCGGGACGACGAGGACGTATATCTGCGAGCTGTTTCTCGGAGAGACGACGATCAAAACATACTTCGGGAACGCGATGCACATGTTCCTTCTCAACCTCCCCCGCCTCGAATTCGCCGCGCTGATCCCGAAAGGGGATTACGTGACGATGGTGATGCTGGGTACCGGGATCGACAAAACCCTCGTCGAGGCGTTTTTCTCCACCCCTGAAGTGCGCAAGTGCTTTCCACCCGACTGGTCCCCGCCGCCTGATTTCTGCCGCTGCTCTCCCGCCATCAACATCTCGGCGGCGGTCAAGCCGTTCGCCGACCGGATGGTGCTCATCGGGGACAGCGGCGTAAGCCGGCTCTACAAGGACGGGATCGGAGGGGCATACCGGACAGCGAAGGCGGCGGCGAGGACGGCGGTGTTCGCGGGGGTGGCGGAAGAGGATTTCCGGAAGGGCTACCTCCCCGTCTGCCGGTCGCTCGCGACGGACAACGGGATCGGAAAGGTCGTCTTCGGGATAACACGGCTGATCCAGAAAACGACCGTGCTCCGGAAGGGGATGTTGCGGATGACCACGGCGGAACAGGAATCCCGGCAACGGAACCCGCGGATGAGCGACGTCCTGTGGGACACGTTCACGGGGAGCGCGCCGTACAGGGATGTCTTTCGCCGGTTGCTCCACCCCGTTTTTCTCGGACGCCTTCTCTACGAAACTTCGATGGGTATGCTCCCCGCGCGCCGGGAGGGCGGGAAGAAGGAGGACACGTTGCCATTCGGGAAGATGGGCGAGCTGGGGAAGATCTACAAATCGGGGGAAACCATCGTCCGGCAGGGCGACGTCGGCGAGTGCATGTACTTCATCCAGAGCGGCCAGGTCGAAGTGATCCGGGAGCGCGACGGAAAAGATGTGAAGCTCGCCGAACTGGGGCAGGGGGAGTTCTTCGGGGAGATGGCCCTCTTCGAGAAGGGGGTCCGATCCGCCACCGTCCGCCCGCTGGGCGAGGTGCGGGTCCTCTCCGTCGACAAGAGGTTGTTCCTGCGGAAGATCCACGAGGACCCGGCGCTGGCCTTCCGCATCATGCAGAAGATGTCCCTGCGGATCCGGGAACTCGACCAGGAACTGGCGAATCTGCGTTCGGAGTGA
- a CDS encoding 3',5'-cyclic-nucleotide phosphodiesterase: protein MRIKVLGAAGSEVPGHNCPAFLIDGKILLDAGTIALSLNITEEHSLGWILLTHVHLDHIKGIPFLLDNLVTRSTGNTITVLSGKDVLHDLRKNIFNDRIWPDFSRIPTPARPVLRYKNIGTSRPILIDGYRITMEKVHHTVPAYGYIVEKPGNKAIAYTGDTGPTDRFWERMGARDVKHLITETSFPNRLEKLALATGHLTPSLLEGEIAKMSPPPEKIFIMHRKPQFLNEIEMEIRALEHDNIELLKDGEVILI from the coding sequence TTGAGAATCAAGGTGTTGGGCGCCGCCGGCTCCGAGGTCCCCGGGCACAACTGCCCGGCCTTCCTGATCGATGGAAAGATCCTCCTGGACGCGGGAACCATCGCCCTCTCCCTGAACATCACCGAGGAGCACAGCCTGGGGTGGATCCTCCTCACCCACGTCCACCTCGACCACATCAAGGGGATCCCGTTCCTGCTCGACAACCTGGTGACCCGCAGCACCGGGAACACCATCACGGTCTTGAGCGGAAAAGACGTCCTCCACGACCTGAGGAAGAACATCTTCAACGACAGGATCTGGCCCGACTTCTCCCGGATCCCGACCCCCGCACGCCCGGTGCTGCGGTACAAGAACATCGGAACGTCACGGCCCATTCTGATCGACGGGTACCGGATCACGATGGAGAAGGTCCACCACACCGTCCCGGCATACGGGTATATCGTCGAGAAGCCGGGAAACAAGGCGATCGCCTACACGGGCGACACGGGTCCCACCGACCGCTTCTGGGAGAGGATGGGGGCCCGCGACGTGAAGCACCTCATCACGGAGACCTCCTTCCCCAACCGCCTGGAAAAGCTCGCGCTGGCGACCGGCCACCTCACTCCCTCCCTGCTGGAGGGGGAGATCGCGAAGATGTCCCCGCCGCCGGAGAAGATCTTCATCATGCACCGCAAGCCGCAGTTCCTGAATGAGATCGAGATGGAGATCCGGGCGCTCGAGCACGACAACATCGAGTTACTGAAGGACGGAGAGGTGATCCTGATCTGA